One Pseudorasbora parva isolate DD20220531a chromosome 8, ASM2467924v1, whole genome shotgun sequence DNA window includes the following coding sequences:
- the LOC137084461 gene encoding olfactory receptor 52E8-like, translating to MKDLSAENISFTDFKLIGFYSLGEWRPFLFIPFFLLFLLAITANSILIYLIKTHKSLHSPMYVLIGVMSVLDLILPVIVVPKMLLSFLFNLSEISLTGCLIQMFGIHFVGASQSTLLLWMAIDRYFAICKPLFYHKHMEISNFLKFVFLPLIRNGLLVVIVVSLAGRLSFCRNTIDHCLCEHMALVQLACGDISVNNIVGLMSTFLILIADFILITVSYVVIFSSVFRSGKAHLKAINTCITHIIVMTLSLTSALIAYLSYRIRNNVSSDNRVFMSIIYILFPSCFNPIIYGWRTKEIRQKFYKFIKNGKVLPFLNK from the coding sequence atGAAGGATCTTTCTGCAGAAAATATTTCTTTCACAGACTTCAAACTGATTGGTTTCTACAGCCTAGGAGAATGGAGGCCTTTTTTGTTTATCcctttctttctgttgtttttattGGCAATCACAGCAAATTCTATTCTTATATATTTAATCAAAACTCACAAGTCTCTGCATTCTCCTATGTATGTTTTAATAGGTGTTATGTCAGTGTTAGATTTGATCTTGCCAGTAATTGTTGTACCTAAAATGCTTCTTAGCTTTTTATTTAACTTGAGTGAGATTTCTTTGACAGGTTGTTTGATACAAATGTTTGGCATTCATTTTGTTGGAGCATCTCAGTCGACTTTGCTTTTGTGGATGGCAATTGATCGTTACTTTGCAATTTGCAAACCTCTTTTTTACCATAAACATATGGAAATTtctaattttttaaaatttgttttTCTTCCCTTAATCAGAAATGGATTACTGGTGGTCATTGTGGTCTCTCTGGCTGGAAGACTGTCATTTTGTAGAAATACAATTGATCACTGCTTATGTGAGCACATGGCACTGGTTCAATTAGCATGTGGAGATATATCTGTTAATAATATTGTAGGACTTATGTCTACTTTTCTTATCCTAATTGCAGATTTTATTCTCATTACTGTTTCTTATGTTGTCATTTTCTCCTCTGTGTTTAGATCTGGAAAGGCTCATTTAAAGGCTATTAATACCTGCATTACTCACATAATTGTTATGACACTTAGCTTGACTTCTGCCTTGATTGCCTATCTGTCATACAGAATAAGAAATAATGTTTCTTCTGACAACCGTGTATTTATGAGTATAATATACATTCTGTTTCcaagttgttttaacccaataaTCTATGGATGGAGAACAAAAGAAATAAGGCAAAAATTTTACAAGTTTATAAAGAATGGAAAGGTCTTGCCTTTTTTAAATAAGTGA